A region of Chitinophaga horti DNA encodes the following proteins:
- a CDS encoding ABC transporter permease: MRVSFFIARRIAFNKASSFSRFIITIATAATAISVAVMILATALVTGFQQTIQDKIFSFWGHLHVNLYQPNASPLTEQPPIFNDANFRQKALALPGVTGINTFATKSVLVKAGKDIEGMIFKGVGPDYNWQNIGRFLQEGRLIKYNDSAFASEVLVSAGTATLLNLKLNDPIIVYFVRGGGLPPRARKLTIVGIYKTGIEEYDKTYFLGDLQLIRKLNEWEDNQIGGYEIFLKDYTKMDETAELLVDFMPEKQTVRTMKDIYPNIFDWLALQNKNEVIILIIMTIVAIINMVTAILILILERTNMVGILKALGMHDNSLQEIFVFQSAYIVLTGVVIGNVIGLGLAFLQQQTGFFKLPEESYYMSVAPIALQWWKVALINVGTLVICTVILYIPSILIRKIVPVRAIQFK, translated from the coding sequence ATGCGAGTATCGTTTTTCATTGCCCGGCGAATCGCCTTCAACAAGGCTTCGTCGTTTTCCCGTTTCATCATCACGATTGCCACTGCGGCTACCGCTATCAGCGTGGCGGTAATGATACTGGCTACGGCGCTGGTAACGGGCTTTCAGCAAACGATACAGGACAAGATATTCAGCTTTTGGGGTCACCTGCATGTAAACCTGTACCAGCCGAATGCGAGTCCGCTCACGGAGCAGCCGCCGATCTTCAATGACGCAAACTTTCGACAGAAGGCGCTGGCGCTTCCGGGTGTGACGGGCATCAATACGTTCGCCACCAAATCGGTACTTGTAAAGGCGGGCAAAGATATAGAGGGAATGATCTTCAAAGGCGTAGGGCCCGATTATAACTGGCAGAACATCGGCCGCTTTTTACAGGAAGGCCGCCTGATCAAATATAACGACTCGGCTTTTGCTTCGGAAGTGCTCGTCTCCGCGGGTACCGCCACCTTGCTTAACCTCAAACTGAATGATCCGATTATCGTGTACTTCGTGCGTGGCGGCGGGTTGCCACCGAGGGCGCGTAAACTTACGATCGTGGGGATTTATAAGACGGGCATCGAAGAGTACGATAAAACCTATTTCCTGGGCGACCTGCAACTGATCCGCAAGCTGAATGAGTGGGAAGATAACCAGATAGGCGGGTACGAGATCTTTCTGAAAGACTATACGAAGATGGACGAAACCGCAGAACTGCTGGTGGATTTCATGCCGGAGAAGCAGACCGTACGCACGATGAAGGATATTTATCCCAACATCTTCGACTGGCTGGCGCTGCAGAACAAAAATGAGGTGATCATACTGATCATCATGACGATCGTTGCCATTATCAACATGGTAACGGCCATCCTCATCCTCATCCTGGAGCGCACCAACATGGTAGGTATTCTTAAAGCCCTGGGCATGCACGATAACAGTCTGCAGGAGATCTTCGTGTTCCAGAGTGCGTATATCGTCTTAACCGGCGTGGTAATTGGGAATGTCATTGGGCTGGGACTGGCCTTCCTGCAGCAGCAAACAGGTTTCTTCAAACTGCCCGAAGAGTCATATTATATGAGCGTGGCGCCCATCGCCCTGCAGTGGTGGAAGGTGGCGCTGATCAACGTTGGTACACTCGTCATTTGTACCGTCATCCTTTATATTCCTTCTATATTGATCCGGAAGATCGTTCCGGTGCGGGCGATACAGTTTAAGTAG
- a CDS encoding TrmH family RNA methyltransferase, producing MLSKAQIKYIQALQLKKNRQKFGQFVAEGDKIVQELLLANQQVAGVYATREWLEDHRDLAEKAAGANVTEVDAAVLKQLSSLSTPNGALAVVAIPAAEKPVLYGQVSLVLETVQDPGNLGTIIRIADWFGITQVICSPDCVDAYNAKTVQSTMGSITRVKVYTTDLVSLLADTTVPSYAATLHGDNIAGYGKITEGMILIGNESRGLSDEVMELCSHRITIPRLGGAESLNAAVATGIICGRLLI from the coding sequence ATGTTGTCAAAGGCGCAAATTAAATATATTCAGGCATTACAGCTAAAAAAAAACCGTCAAAAATTCGGCCAGTTTGTAGCGGAGGGTGATAAGATCGTGCAGGAGTTACTACTGGCCAACCAACAGGTTGCCGGAGTATATGCTACCCGCGAGTGGCTGGAAGATCACCGCGACCTGGCCGAAAAGGCAGCTGGCGCCAATGTAACAGAAGTGGATGCCGCCGTACTGAAACAACTCTCCTCCCTCTCCACCCCTAACGGCGCACTGGCTGTAGTGGCCATTCCGGCTGCTGAAAAGCCGGTACTGTACGGGCAGGTAAGCCTGGTACTGGAAACCGTGCAGGACCCGGGCAACCTGGGCACCATTATTCGTATAGCCGACTGGTTTGGCATTACGCAGGTGATTTGCTCCCCCGACTGCGTGGACGCCTACAATGCCAAAACCGTTCAATCTACTATGGGAAGCATTACCCGGGTGAAAGTATATACCACCGACCTGGTGTCCCTGCTGGCAGATACCACCGTCCCCTCCTACGCCGCCACGCTTCACGGCGATAATATCGCCGGCTATGGCAAAATCACCGAAGGCATGATCCTCATCGGCAACGAATCCCGCGGACTGAGTGACGAAGTTATGGAGCTATGCAGCCACCGCATCACCATCCCGCGACTGGGCGGGGCCGAGTCGCTGAATGCCGCTGTGGCTACGGGGATTATTTGTGGACGGTTGCTGATTTAG
- a CDS encoding MIP/aquaporin family protein, producing the protein MSPFLAEFLGTALLIVLGNGVVANVLLTKSKGQNGGWIVITFGWAMAVFVGVYSVGSFSGAHLSPAVTLALAVAGKFAWEQVPLYFLAQLLGAMTGSITMWLAYKQHFDQTTDADLKMAVFCTSPAIRNPFYNLLTEIIGTFVLILGVFYIAKPGVGLGALDALPVALLVLAIGLSLGGPTGYAINPARDLGPRLAHFILPIPGKRDSDWAYSWVPIVGPFIGAALAALVFMQLS; encoded by the coding sequence ATGAGTCCCTTTTTAGCAGAATTTTTAGGCACCGCCCTCCTGATTGTACTGGGTAACGGCGTAGTAGCCAACGTATTACTTACCAAAAGCAAAGGCCAGAACGGCGGCTGGATCGTGATCACCTTCGGTTGGGCGATGGCAGTTTTTGTAGGCGTGTACTCGGTAGGTTCCTTTAGCGGCGCGCATCTGAGCCCGGCGGTTACGCTGGCACTGGCCGTGGCTGGCAAGTTTGCCTGGGAGCAGGTGCCCTTGTATTTCCTGGCGCAGCTGCTTGGGGCCATGACCGGCTCCATCACCATGTGGCTGGCCTACAAACAACACTTCGACCAAACCACGGATGCGGACCTCAAGATGGCGGTATTCTGTACTTCGCCAGCCATCCGCAACCCGTTCTATAACTTATTAACGGAGATCATCGGAACATTTGTGCTGATCCTGGGTGTGTTTTACATCGCCAAACCCGGAGTAGGACTGGGCGCACTGGATGCCTTACCGGTAGCGCTACTCGTACTCGCCATCGGCTTGTCATTGGGCGGCCCAACCGGTTACGCCATTAACCCGGCGCGTGACCTGGGACCGCGCCTGGCGCACTTCATCCTGCCTATTCCCGGTAAGCGCGACAGCGATTGGGCATATTCCTGGGTGCCGATCGTAGGCCCGTTCATAGGAGCCGCATTGGCAGCGTTGGTCTTTATGCAGTTGTCGTAA
- a CDS encoding DUF5103 domain-containing protein, whose amino-acid sequence MRTAFSILLCLLLGCGYVAHAQADVQTPDHVYLKNIKTVKLTRSGDPLSTPIITLNSGEKLSLSFDDLDADVKSYYYTIVHCNADWSRSNYNIFDYLRGFTENRIQDSKFSRMTLQRYTHYSLDFPNNSCTPIKSGNYMLKVYLNSDTSQLAFTRRFMVLDTKASTGGFISTPISPKTFKTHQKVNFSINIKALNVNNPFMQVKVVILQNNRWDNAITGIKPMFVKGDVLEYNAENDCQFPAGKEWRWIDLRSLRLQTERVAHTDYLKTGTIVYAQPDPERGNGRYFYLGDINGRFQPAMLDNYDVNIEGDYATVNFTYPSPEPYAGYDLYLFGELTNYECNEDNRLRYNGQRRAYEGSLVLKQGFYNYIYGLIDRTNNGKMSTENTEGDWWEAENNYTVLVYYRSLGGRADELVGTLQMNSLKNRK is encoded by the coding sequence ATGAGAACAGCTTTTTCGATATTACTATGCCTGTTGCTGGGCTGCGGCTACGTAGCCCACGCGCAGGCCGATGTGCAGACGCCGGACCATGTGTACCTGAAGAACATCAAGACCGTTAAACTGACCCGCAGCGGCGACCCGCTTTCCACGCCGATCATCACACTTAACAGCGGCGAAAAACTGTCGCTCAGCTTCGACGACCTGGATGCCGATGTAAAAAGTTACTACTACACCATCGTGCATTGCAACGCCGACTGGTCACGCTCCAACTATAACATATTCGATTACCTGCGCGGCTTTACCGAAAACAGGATACAAGACTCGAAGTTCTCCCGTATGACGTTGCAGCGCTACACGCACTACAGTCTCGATTTTCCAAACAACAGCTGTACGCCTATCAAGTCGGGCAACTATATGCTGAAAGTTTATCTCAACAGCGATACCAGTCAGCTGGCCTTTACCCGCCGCTTTATGGTGCTGGATACGAAGGCCTCTACCGGCGGATTTATTTCTACGCCCATCAGTCCGAAAACATTTAAAACACACCAGAAGGTAAACTTCTCCATCAACATCAAAGCATTGAACGTCAACAACCCGTTCATGCAGGTTAAGGTGGTGATCCTGCAGAACAACCGGTGGGATAATGCGATCACCGGCATCAAACCGATGTTTGTAAAAGGCGATGTGCTGGAATACAATGCTGAAAACGACTGCCAGTTCCCGGCAGGTAAGGAGTGGCGGTGGATCGACCTGCGCAGCCTGCGTTTGCAGACCGAACGCGTGGCACACACCGACTACCTCAAAACGGGCACGATCGTGTATGCGCAACCAGACCCGGAAAGAGGGAATGGCCGCTACTTCTACCTGGGCGATATCAATGGCAGGTTTCAACCGGCCATGTTGGATAACTACGACGTAAACATCGAAGGCGACTATGCCACGGTGAATTTCACCTATCCATCTCCGGAGCCCTACGCCGGTTATGACTTGTACCTGTTCGGAGAATTGACGAACTATGAGTGCAACGAAGACAACCGCCTGCGTTACAATGGCCAGCGCCGCGCATACGAAGGCAGCCTGGTATTGAAGCAAGGTTTCTATAATTACATATACGGGTTGATAGACCGCACCAACAACGGTAAAATGAGTACCGAGAACACCGAAGGCGATTGGTGGGAAGCGGAAAATAATTACACCGTGCTGGTGTACTACCGCTCCCTCGGCGGCCGGGCAGACGAGCTCGTGGGAACGTTACAAATGAACTCCCTCAAAAACAGGAAATAA
- a CDS encoding NAD(P)/FAD-dependent oxidoreductase, whose amino-acid sequence MLQPNIPETSQPRVVIVGGGFGGIMLAKTLRKAPVQVVLLDRNNYHLFQPLLYQVATAGLEPDSIAFPLRGIFKRQKNFHFRMAEVLSVNTAGNILDTNIGPIRYDHLILATGSNTNFFGNKQIEQHAIGMKSLIEAVQIRNYVLKQFEESLLMTDETAIRQKLNFVMVGGGPTGVELAGAFAELREYILPKDYPELPVHLMEVYLIEAGPKVLAAMSEQSSEKTVRGLRKLGVKVLINTAVKDYDGQVLTLGNGEQIRSQSLLWSAGVKGVPIAGIAQDALIPNGRILVNEFNQVKGHTNVYAIGDAAQLANDERYPKGYPMVAQVATQQGKNLGNNIRRQLKGETMTAFKYKDLGSMATIGRHRAVAEFLGLKLGGYFAWIVWMVVHLLNLMGFRNKMVVFINWAYRYLTFDRGTRIIIKRGAANIVKLRQTIDSPSDVALNQS is encoded by the coding sequence ATGTTACAGCCAAACATCCCGGAAACCAGTCAGCCCCGCGTGGTTATCGTGGGGGGAGGATTCGGAGGCATCATGTTAGCCAAAACTTTAAGAAAGGCACCCGTGCAGGTAGTATTGCTCGACAGGAATAACTATCACCTCTTTCAACCCCTCCTGTACCAGGTAGCAACGGCAGGCTTGGAACCGGATAGCATTGCGTTTCCGCTCCGCGGGATTTTTAAAAGGCAAAAGAATTTTCACTTCCGCATGGCCGAGGTATTATCGGTAAATACGGCGGGCAACATACTCGACACTAATATTGGCCCCATTCGCTACGACCACCTCATACTCGCCACGGGCAGTAACACTAACTTCTTCGGTAACAAGCAGATAGAGCAGCATGCGATCGGCATGAAATCGTTGATAGAGGCGGTGCAAATCCGTAATTACGTATTGAAGCAATTCGAAGAAAGCCTGCTGATGACGGACGAAACGGCTATACGCCAGAAGCTGAACTTCGTGATGGTAGGCGGTGGACCAACGGGTGTGGAACTGGCAGGTGCGTTTGCAGAATTGCGGGAGTACATCCTGCCGAAAGATTACCCGGAGCTGCCTGTACACCTCATGGAGGTGTACCTCATCGAGGCCGGCCCCAAAGTGCTGGCGGCCATGAGTGAGCAATCGTCTGAGAAAACGGTGAGAGGATTGCGTAAACTGGGTGTGAAGGTATTGATTAACACCGCGGTGAAGGATTATGACGGCCAGGTACTCACGCTGGGAAATGGGGAACAGATCCGTTCCCAGTCACTGTTATGGTCTGCTGGTGTAAAGGGTGTACCTATTGCAGGCATCGCGCAAGATGCCCTGATCCCGAACGGACGCATTTTGGTGAACGAGTTTAACCAGGTAAAAGGACATACGAATGTGTATGCGATCGGCGACGCGGCACAGCTGGCCAATGATGAGCGCTACCCGAAGGGATACCCGATGGTGGCGCAGGTAGCTACGCAGCAGGGTAAAAACCTGGGTAACAACATCCGCCGGCAATTGAAAGGCGAAACGATGACGGCATTTAAATACAAAGATCTCGGCAGTATGGCTACGATTGGTCGTCACCGTGCGGTGGCGGAGTTCCTCGGACTAAAGCTGGGCGGTTATTTCGCGTGGATCGTGTGGATGGTCGTACACTTGCTGAACCTGATGGGCTTCCGTAACAAGATGGTGGTATTCATTAACTGGGCGTACCGTTACCTTACGTTCGACCGGGGCACACGTATCATCATTAAACGGGGTGCAGCGAATATTGTAAAATTGAGACAAACGATAGATTCGCCCAGTGATGTGGCATTAAATCAGTCATAA